The nucleotide window CAGTGAGTGTCCCGTCGTCTTCGACTTTGTATAATGCGGGTATGGGTACACCCCAGGCGCGTTGGCGGGATATACACCATTGGCTTCTGCCCTGAATGAAGCTTTCGAGGCGGCTGCGGCCAGACTCTGGTAAAAAGTTCACGTTTGAGATTGATTTCATGGAAGCAGCTTTGATGCCCTCAACGTTTGCGAACCATTGCGCTGTTGCGCGTGTTATGACGGGTTCTTTAGTGCGCCAGTCGATGGGGTATTTATGTCGATAATTGTGTTTCGCACGTAGCATGTCCAGTTGCTCGAGGTACTTGCACACGGCATTGCTACCGGTTTTCTTAATGTCGGCGACTGGTAGGCCTTCGAGAAGTTCAGGGTGCTCTGGGAAAGCGTCTTTTGTGAAGGCGCCGGCGTCGTCTATGGGGGCGAAGGCGGGGACGTTAAGGGACATGCAGACGTTGTAGTCGTCCATTCCATGTCCCGGTGCTAGATGGACGAGACCGGTACCGGAAGAATCTGTGACGAAATCTGCGTGGATGATAGGTTGAAGTCCGTTCGCTTTTTGGAATGGGTTCTCGTACTGAACCTGATCGACGAGGTCTGAGCCACGGACATCTGGTACGACAATCTCAAGTTTTTGTTCCAGAATCTTTTCATACTCTGCCACTCTTGAAGCCGCAATGAGTATCAATTCATTGCCCTTCTCAGCATCTTTGACAAGACAGTATTGCATATCCCTATGCACAGCAATCGCCTTATTCGCAGGCAGCGTCCACGGTGTAGTCGTCCAAATAATAACACTAATGTCACCCTCCACACCACCCAGCTTCACCCTCAACCCTTCCTCGACCCTGACCGGATACCTCACAAAAGCCGCCAAACTCTTAAACCCCTCATCATACTCCAACTCCGCCTCTGCCAGCGCCGTCCTCGAACTCGGACTCCAATACACCGGTTTGAACATCCTATAAACCAGGCCCTTCTCAAACATGCTCTTAAACACACCCAGCTGCCGTATCTCAAACTCCCGCTCCATAGTCTGATACGCATTGTCCCAATCGCCCATGACAGCCCATTCTTTGAAGCCCTTCTTCTGCTCCTTGATTGTCCGCGTTGCTAGCTCGCGCGCAGCTCGGCGTACGCTTACGGCGTCTGTTTGCGCTGCATCTTTCTTCTGCGCCTGGAGCGCTTTGATTTCAATGGGTAGGCCGTGGCAGTCCCAACCGGGCACGTACGATACCCGTTTCCCTTGTCCGACTTGGAACCGACAGATGACGTCTTTTGTGATCTTGTTCAATGCGTGGCCGATGTGCAATGGCCCGTTTGCATACGGGGGTCCATCGTGTAGCGTAAATTCCTTCGTGGGTTCGCTGCCCCCAATTTCCCCAGATACATCTAATCCTTCATGTTTCTGCTGTCCCTGGTATCCATTGTAGATGATGCGATCGGGGCTTCGCTGCCATGCGTATAGCTCATCGGTGCATCGTCGAAGGTATTCTGGTGTCTTTGACGCTTGTGGTCGTGGAGGAAAGCTCGATTTGGGCAGTCTGAGCGTTTTGGACCATGATACGCGGGGGAGATTGCGGGCCTGGGTTAGCATAATAGCATTATGGGCGGTGCTGTTCTTTTCGGAAAAAAGGTGTTGATGCTCGAGACATTTTTGGAGATCAATTTAGTCTCTGGTGATGGTTCGGCTAGGCTCGGTGATAAGGCGGAGGTAGCTGAGCAACAGGGTCATCTTGCATGCGAGGGTGAGAGATAAGATGCTAGAATGGAAAAGCTTAGGATGTAATGTTTCTTTATTGATTATCTCATTGATGCTGAATCAATTTCTATGCTCCCTGCACTTGCGCCTGCATGCCAGAACTCCGTCCTGCAATAACATGCGGGAACCCAGCGTCTCCCTAAACATATAGACATTGTATGAAACACTGCGACTATCAACGCGCGGTCTGCTCTCAGTATACAGTCAACGAGCTCACAGCTCCGTTCTTCATCACTTCGAACACCATACCTGGGAAGCCGAACAATTCGACATTACCGACATCAGCGGCACCCTCCATAAGCACGCTACCAGCGTTTGCAAACTTGCTCTTCTTTCCAGAGCTATCTTCCCATCCCCCGAGAAGCTCACAGCTGCTACCGGGGCTGTCGCCCCAGCCTCTGTTCAAGGCCATGCCGCGCTGTTGCAGTCGCTCCTGTTCCTCGTTCTCGTAGGAAGTCTTGAATACTTCCTTCAACCTTCCGGAAATATCACCAAATCCCATTTCTGAGTTAAGCGGGTCCTTGTACATTGCAGAAGGCACGTGTTCGAGCGTCCACCTGCTTCTTCTATGGCGGTTGAATTGATATGATCCCGGTACATTGCCGTGAAATATAATCTTGACTGCAGTAAGATGATTGAGTGGCTGCGCGCCAACCTCCCCTTCTTCAATCAAGTTAGCTTCTCTTCTCTCTGCGGTGGGTGAAGGTGGGGATATATGCGTTGGTTGTGAGATGAGTATGTCGAATCCATGGTGATAGTAATTGTAGAAATGTTCTGCTGCCGCAACTTCTCGCTCTTGAGCCTCGACCGTTgcatcatcatcgtcatccCACGCATCCTCATCATCGCTTCGTATGACCGATCCGTGATCCGAGTCATCGTCGGGTGTGAGTCCACCAGGGGAGAGATCGGAGGCATCACTGGTTCTCCGATCCTTGTGAATAGACAAGCGGTGGTCATTCTTGCGATAGATCGAGTCGGGGGCTCCCAACTCCATGATCAAGTCCTGGGGTGTTGTCTCACTAAGAATTATCCAAAACGGGGGGCTTGAGCGCCTGACGAGCTCTACCCTGCCTTCCCCATGTATTTTCACTGTTTCAATCTCATCTGGGCTACCATCTTTCGCTTTTCCCAAAGTTAAAGATCTTGGGTTTGGTGGTGGGGCTGTGAAGAGGGTCCCGCGAGCCTTTTGCCAAGATTCACCGTTGAAGACGGCCATGGAGGTTGCAGGACCTGTAGCCGACGACGAAAGTAGTGAGATGAAGTCTTTCTTGGGAGAGTATGCAGAGTGCTGAACGGGAAAGTTGAATGCGATTCCCGGATACGACAGGTTATACGTGCCCCTGGCGTTAGGATCTTCCGACCGTGGAGGTACGTACTCTCCGCCGTATGTTGGCCCTAGTAGTTTGTCATAGACATGGCGGAACCTGGGGCCGGGCGCACCCCCAGTAAAGCCACCTTCTGGTTTGTATACCTCAATGTCCTTGTATACCAGCCTAGCTTTGGCGAAATCGAGCACTTCGATGAGGCGTAGCCGCTGGTCAGGACCGTCAAACTGCAATCGTATACCGTTGTCAGGGAGAACGACTTGGGTTGGAGATGAGATGGGTCGTAGTTCATCGTGATATAACTGGAAGCGTGGAAAGGCCTTGACTTCGGCTTTGATCGTCGTCAGTACTTCGTGTAGGGAGCAACCGAGGGCTGTCTTGCCGTTAGCTTGATCACTTTCCGAGGCGGTCAGGACGAACTCATGAATCCTACACTGCGCCCTGGCTGTAACTGCATGCTGCCATCTTCCATGATGGGCTTGTATCAAATGTGGGAGGGTAGTGAGATGTCGCTGTGAGTGCTTGTAGACGGGCGGCCTGACTTGCAGACGGCGGGAGCTCGTGCTTTGTCCACGAGGACAGCAGCGTGACTAGTTGAGCCAAGTTCAAACAAGATACGACGAGTAAGCCAGCAGTGGGAAAAGCAGTGAATAAAGCTCAAGTGCCGGGGCAATACGGTTCAAGAATAAAGTCGGCGACAGTATGCTGTCTATGAGGGGTGGATGGTGGGGTCGTGAATGGCAGCGTCGAACAAGCTACTGTGTTTGTTTGTAGTGCGAAAGAGGTCAGGCAGGGCGAATCAACAATATACATGTACCGACTGCATTACCTACATGTCATGTACAGTAACAAGGCAGCATCATGCAGGTACCGACGTTGACGTAGCGCGATGCTGGAGATGGCGTGAGTCCGTGCTTTGTAGCTGCTGAGATCCCTGTCTGCATGTGTTTACCGATTGTTTACTCTCCTGCAACACCAGTCTTTCGCCATACTAACGCCAGCACATATACGTTCCACCTACACCGAACGCCATCATGTCTGGCCTACCCCGTCCAGGCGCGCCGGTCAAGCGGAATACCACATTAATGCGCCCACCCACGACGCGACCACCACATCTGGCGCGTGGTCGCTCAGCAACTCCTGCAATGGACGGCCGCTCGTCGAGAGCAGAATCGGTGGCTTCGACAGCGAGAGCCCCGCGACCGTCACCCCTAAAACGCAAAGAgcgcgagtttgagacgGAAGGAGAGGAGACCAATATCAACGTCGTGGTACGATGCAGAGGGCGCAACGATCGCGAAGTGCGCGAAAATAGCGGAGTCGTAGTGTCAACCAACGGAATCAGGGGCTCTGCTGTGGATCTTTCCATGGGCCCAAGTGCGCTCAGCAATAAGACGTATCAGTTTGACAAGGTCTTCTCGCCCGCAGCCGACCAGAACATGATATTCGAAGACGTCGTGTTGCCAATTCTCAACGAGGTGAGCCAGCATGATGCGACTCTACAAGGGACGCCACTAATACCAAACTAGGTCGTCGATGGCTTCAACTGCACAATCTTCGCCTATGGCCAGACAGGTACAGGCAAGACGTACACCATGACGGGTGACATCTCAAACGTCCTACCCCTCCCAGACGCCGCCGGTATCATTCCCCGTGTACTATATGCCCTCTTCCAGCGTCTCGAAGCCGACGAGATCGAGAACTCGGTCAAGTGTTCCTTCATCGAGCTCTACAACGAAGAGCTACGCGATTTGCTTTCCGCCGACGATGCCACCAAGCTCAAAATCTTCGACGACAACAGCAAAAAGGGCTCAACCACAACCATGGTCCAGGGTATGGAGGAATGCCACCTGAAGAGCGCCACCGAGGGTATCACGCTGCTGCGTAATGGAAGTCACAAGCGCCAAGTTGCTGCCACCAAGTGCAATGACCTGAGTTCGCGAAGTCATACCGTTTTCACCATTACCGTATATATCAAGCGAACATCAGAGGATGGCCAGGAATACTTGAGTGCTGGAAAGCTCAACCTCGTCGACCTTGCTGGTAGCGAGAACATTCAGCGCAGCGGTGCTGAGAACAAGCGCGCTGCTGAAGCTGGTCTCATCAACAAGAGTCTGCTAACATTGGGTCGCGTTATCAACGCCCTTGTCGAACGCAGCTCTCACATTCCCTACAGAGAGTCAAAACTGACCCGTCTGTTACAAGACTCGCTGGGTGGCCGAACCAAGACATGCATTATTGCTACCCTTTCACCAGCTAAGAGCAACCTGGAGGAAACCATATCGACCCTGGACTACGCATTTCGTGCCAAGAATATCCGGAACAAGCCACAGGTCAACCAAGCTATCAACAAGAAGACTCTACTCAAGGAGTACACGGCCGAGATTGAGAAGTTGAAGAGTGAATTGATTGCGACCCGGCAACGGAACGGTGTATATCTTACTCAGGAAAACTACGAAGAAATTACAACAGTCAGCGAGTCAAGGCGCATCCTCAGTGAAGAGCAGCGGGATCGCCTCGAGACTATGGAAGTCAACCTTCGTAACAAGGTGGAAGATCTTTTCAAGCTGACCACGAGCTTCCAAACCCTTAAGAAAGATAACGAACAGACGCAGTTGGCCTTGGATGGTACTAAGGGTATCCTAGAGAAGACGGAGATTGTCCTCCAACATA belongs to Pyrenophora tritici-repentis strain M4 chromosome 10, whole genome shotgun sequence and includes:
- a CDS encoding IleS, Isoleucyl-tRNA synthetase, coding for MEDGSMQLQPGRSVGFMTLGCSLHEVLTTIKAEVKAFPRFQLYHDELRPISSPTQVVLPDNGIRLQFDGPDQRLRLIEVLDFAKARLVYKDIEVYKPEGGFTGGAPGPRFRHVYDKLLGPTYGGEYVPPRSEDPNARGTYNLSYPGIAFNFPVQHSAYSPKKDFISLLSSSATGPATSMAVFNGESWQKARGTLFTAPPPNPRSLTLGKAKDGSPDEIETVKIHGEGRVELVRRSSPPFWIILSETTPQDLIMELGAPDSIYRKNDHRLSIHKDRRTSDASDLSPGGLTPDDDSDHGSAQEREVAAAEHFYNYYHHGFDILISQPTHISPPSPTAERREANLIEEGEVGAQPLNHLTAVKIIFHGNVPGSYQFNRHRRSRWTLEHVPSAMYKDPLNSEMGFGDISGRLKEVFKTSYENEEQERLQQRGMALNRGWGDSPGSSCELLGGWEDSSGKKSKFANAGSVLMEGAADVGNVELFGFPGMVFEVMKNGAARNLPRVSWSKTLRLPKSSFPPRPQASKTPEYLRRCTDELYAWQRSPDRIIYNGYQGQQKHEGLDVSGEIGGSEPTKEFTLHDGPPYANGPLHIGHALNKITKDVICRFQVGQGKRVSYVPGWDCHGLPIEIKALQAQKKDAAQTDAVSVRRAARELATRTIKEQKKGFKEWAVMGDWDNAYQTMEREFEIRQLGVFKSMFEKGLVYRMFKPVYWSPSSRTALAEAELEYDEGFKSLAAFVRYPVRVEEGLRVKLGGVEGDISVIIWTTTPWTLPANKAIAVHRDMQYCLVKDAEKGNELILIAASRVAEYEKILEQKLEIVVPDVRGSDLVDQVQYENPFQKANGLQPIIHADFVTDSSGTGLVHLAPGHGMDDYNVCMSLNVPAFAPIDDAGAFTKDAFPEHPELLEGLPVADIKKTGSNAVCKYLEQLDMLRAKHNYRHKYPIDWRTKEPVITRATAQWFANVEGIKAASMKSISNVNFLPESGRSRLESFIQGRSQWCISRQRAWGVPIPALYKVEDDGTLTATMDSDTITHIIDIVKRRGIDAWWTDPPDDPAWTPPHLTGTGTYVRGKDTMDVWFDSGTSWSLLPPPQHPDKPLADVYLEGTDQHRGWFQSSLLTYIATHSYTTSDAVVKAPYKTLITHGFTLDAHGRKMSKSLGNVVSPAQIMSGELLPPVKRKKQKGGAATANNTAANERNYDTLGADALRLWAATSDYTRDVTIGQPMLVAINTSLHKYRVTFKWLLGIFSLTTCPPPFTSFNNTLSPHDIANLGHLSDRLALHRLAQVSKDVHACYSGYEFFKGVGAVNRYIGLDLSAGYFEMIKDRVYTGEKTECEVLQKVLGVVFYQLLQMLAPVVPLLAEEVWDHVPSKLREGSVHPARAIWNPLPQIEGTEASEKVGRVLGVLGDKIRIAQEKMRAEGRIGSGLECGVTIYLEEEGVELLGGLYCEAMGLVGRPTGMSAELVGEVEKQLEELLVFAFLYHDRCANMGMVRRGGNDATQYCSIYRLYTRWCDYDYAT
- a CDS encoding KIP1, Kinesin protein; the encoded protein is MSGLPRPGAPVKRNTTLMRPPTTRPPHLARGRSATPAMDGRSSRAESVASTARAPRPSPLKRKEREFETEGEETNINVVVRCRGRNDREVRENSGVVVSTNGIRGSAVDLSMGPSALSNKTYQFDKVFSPAADQNMIFEDVVLPILNEVVDGFNCTIFAYGQTGTGKTYTMTGDISNVLPLPDAAGIIPRVLYALFQRLEADEIENSVKCSFIELYNEELRDLLSADDATKLKIFDDNSKKGSTTTMVQGMEECHLKSATEGITLLRNGSHKRQVAATKCNDLSSRSHTVFTITVYIKRTSEDGQEYLSAGKLNLVDLAGSENIQRSGAENKRAAEAGLINKSLLTLGRVINALVERSSHIPYRESKLTRLLQDSLGGRTKTCIIATLSPAKSNLEETISTLDYAFRAKNIRNKPQVNQAINKKTLLKEYTAEIEKLKSELIATRQRNGVYLTQENYEEITTVSESRRILSEEQRDRLETMEVNLRNKVEDLFKLTTSFQTLKKDNEQTQLALDGTKGILEKTEIVLQHTRTNLAEETELRKAHQKTEQELAEVGRDMISTLGKTTSAIDGLRSKIRRKSELQSQNRRNWNSSQTQVVDTTRMVEDRIEEFQQQQEQLMNAISERMQAFVTDELEKLGASQSFLQEKMEAYQTSEQEVNGQTAQARDHMNQVLEEIKTLREDVKIKIGAGLDELSAAAETISANIITELDAFHTQVHASYAGLGRDFKTTFDDLVKDLNEQQAENERLHQQVVETNAALIKANKASQDQLAKVVDEEKQKSAEDRQQLLSQITALVNASADAQEKRLDDRLSAMREEIQATNTAFEEKQGAYTEGVKAWSDKSRDILAGVSKSRDVVKTKIKSDFAAATQHSTSIKETTTSVHESTIKTVEAQMAHLDTQLQALDDIVARIREQNNTHHTAHTTSLAALSSTVAASYSSIGDHLSSSFDRVQSLESDMSAQASTLKETLPSLAADAEIRAPLHELRESVSNQNLLEYNPTGETPQRVSYAVPSNLPRTEPHETILSPPSRPFQHRRICNTQPLQTTHLQ